AGAGGCTTCAAGCCCGTTTGACTCGACCGCTATGATTTAATTCATAGCGGTTTCTCGTGGACCTTCTTTAGTCTTCACCGCTTATGCAGAATTGAAATGAAATCAATGATTGAATGCCATACTAAATTAAAATGTATGAAAGTGTTTTTAAAGGAGGGAAGATCATGAGTCATCATCATGTAACATCCGTTACAGAAAAGCTCGTGCAGCCAATTTTGGAAGATATGAACCTGGAGTTGGTAGAGGTCGAGTATAAACAGGAAGGGAAGAACTGGTACCTTCGTGTCTTTATCGATAAACCTGAAGGCGTAGATATTGAAGAGTGTGGTCAAGTTTCTGAAAAACTGAGTGAAAAACTTGATGAAGAAGACCCTATTGAGTTTCCATACTTTTTAGAAGTAGCCTCACCCGGAGCTGAGAGACCTTTAAAAACTCAAGAAGATTTTAAAAAGTATGTAGGCGAACATGTATATATGAAATTATACGAACCCATTGATCAAGAAAAAGAGTTCGAAGGAACGCTCGTTTCTTTTGAGAATGAAACAGCAATAGTAGAAATTCGAATAAAAACAAAAAAGAAGCAGCTGGAAGTACCATTCAGTAAAATTGCTAAGTCGAATCTGGCTGTCACGTTTAACTAAGGGGGAGAAAACTGTTGAGTAGTGAACTATTTGATGCCATGAATTATCTAGAAAAGGAAAAAGGCATCGACAAAGGTTTGTTGTTGGAAGCACTTGAAGCTGCGTTAATTTCTGCCTATAAAAAGAACTTTAATTCAGCCACTAATGTTCGGGTAGATATTAATGAAGATGAAGGCAGCATGAAAGTGTTTGCCAGAAAAACAATTGTGGATGAAGTAATGGATCCCCAGCAGGAAATTGCTTTAGAAAGCGCGAAAGAAATTGATCCTAACTATGAAGAAGAAGATGTCATTGAAGTCGAAGTTACACCAATGGACTTCGGGCGTATTGCAGCTCAGGCAGCGAAACAAGTAGTAACTCAGCGTGTCCGCGAAGCTGAGCGCGGCATTATATACGGTGAGTATGTGGATCGTGAGGAAGATGTCATGACAGGCATTATTCAGCGGAAAGATCCGCGTTTCGTGTACGTTAACCTTGGAAAAATTGAAGCTAGACTGCCTGAAGGGGAACAAATGCCAACGGAAACTTATGACGTTCATGATCGTTTAAAAGTATTTGTTACGAAGGTGGAAAATAGTAACAAGGGCCCTCACATCTATGTCTCCCGCACACATCCTGGACTTTTGAAGCGATTATTTGAAATGGAAGTTCCTGAAATTTATGATGGCACCGTAGAAGTTCGATCTGTGGCACGTGAAGCTGGGGACCGCTCAAAAATCTCTGTTTACGCTGAAGACCAGGAAATTGATCCCGTCGGTTCTTGTGTGGGTCAGCGAGGACAGCGTGTACAGGCTATCGTTAATGAATTAAAGGGTGAGAAAATTGACATTGTCCAGTGGTCGGAAGATCCGATTGAATATGTTTCTAACGCCCTGAGTCCTTCCAAAGTTGTGGAAGTTCTTGTTGATGAAGAAGAAAAAGCTACAACGGTTATCGTTCCTGATTATCAACTATCACTTGCAATAGGTAAACGCGGGCAGAATGCACGCCTGGCAGCGAAGTTAACTGGCTGGAAGATTGACATTAAGAGTGAAAGTGAAGCACGTGATCAGGGTCTGCTTGATGAAAGTGAACAAACTGATGTTGACGAAGAAATAGAAGATGAATTGTTTGATGAGTAAGGAGGGGTACTTATGGCCCGTTCTAAAAAACAACCACTCAGAAAGTGTATAGTTACTCAGGAAATGTACCCAAAGAAACAGTTGATCAGGGTCGTCCGAAATAAAGAAGGAGAAGTCTTCGTAGATGAATCCGGTAAAAAAAACGGACGAGGAGCTTACCTCTCAAGAGACCTTGAGGTTATAGAAAAAGCAGAAAAACACCAGGTGTTAAATCGCCATTTGAATACATCCGTAGACACAGCCGTTTATGAAGAACTAAAAGCAACAATTAAGGCAGACGAAAAATGAACAAACGTTATTTGAATTTATTAGGTTTAGCTTTCGGAGCCGGAAAGTGTACACTTGGAGAAGAAGCGATCGTTCGGGATATCCAGAAAAACAGAGCAAAAATCGTTCTTATCGCTTCTGACACAGGAAAACAAACAAAAAAAAAGCTGACAGATAAATGCAGCTTTTATGATATACCTTGCTATATGGTTGATGATCGGGAAACACTATCACAAGCCATCGGAAAGGCAGGGAGAGTCGCGATCGCAGTTCTTGACCAAGGATTTGCGAAAAAGTTGCAATCGCTACTCGATGAATCTATTCGGGGGTGAAGATATATATGACTAAAATGCGCGTATATGAATATGCCAAGAAAAATGAATTAGCAAGCAAACAAGTAATTGAGCAATTGAAAAAGATGAATGTTGAAGTTTCCAACCACATGTCAACTGTAGAGGATGATGTGGCTAAACAATTGGACCAGGCTTTTGGCAAGAACAAGCCAAATACTGAAGCCAAGAACACGGATGGCCAGAAGAATAATAAACCATCCAATAAGCAGCAAAAACCAAATCAGAAAAACCAGAAAAACAATAAGAATAAAAACCAGAAAAATCAAAAGTCTTCCAACCAGCAGCAGACTCCGCAGAAAAAGCAGAAGAAACAAACACCAGAAAAAATTACATTTTCTGAGAGCTTAACCGTAGGAGAGCTGGCTGAAAAGCTAAACAAGGATTCTTCTGAAATTATCAAAAAATTAATGTTTCTCGGTGTAATGGCTACTAAAAATCAGGAGCTTGAGCCTGATTCCATTGAATTGATCTGTGATGAATTTAATGTGGAAGTCGAAGAAGAAGTGATCGTTGACGAAACGGATATTGAAAACATGACATTTGACGACAACCCTGAAGACCTGAAAGAACGTCCGGCTGTCGTAACCATTATGGGTCACGTAGACCATGGTAAAACTACATTGCTCGATCAAATTCGTCATACGAAAGTAACTGAAGGAGAAGCTGGCGGAATTACACAGCATATCGGTGCTTATCAAATCGAACACGATGAGAAACAAATTACTTTCCTTGATACACCAGGTCACGCTGCCTTTACCAGCATGCGTTCCCGCGGTGCACAGGTTACGGATATCGCGATATTAGTAGTAGCAGCGGATGACGGTGTAATGCCACAGACGAAGGAAGCCATCAGCCATGCAAAAGCGGCTGGAGTTCCTATTATCGTTGCCGTTAACAAGATGGATAAAGAAGGGGCAAACCCTGACCGCGTCATGCAGGAATTAATGGAATATGGATTAATTGCTGAAGACTATGGCGGAGAAACCATTTTTGTGAAAATGTCAGCTGTTCAAGGAGAAGGAATCGACGAGTTAGTTGAAATGATTGTCCTCGTTTCTGAAATGGAAGAGTTGAAAGCCAATCCTGACCGTCTTGCGTATGGAACGGTTATTGAAGCAGAACTAGACAAAGGTCGTGGCCCTGTTGCAACCCTTCTCGTACAAAATGGAACGCTTAATGTAAGTGACTCCGTAGTTGTAGGAAATACGTTCGGACGTGTACGTGCCATGGTTAATGATATCGGACGCCGTGTGAAAGTGGCAGGCCCGTCAACTCCTGTAGAAATAACTGGCTTAAATAATGTACCTCAAGCAGGCGACCGCTTCCTCGTATTTGAAGATGAGAAGAAAGCACGCTCCATCGGCGAAGCACGCGCTCAGAAGGCTCTTGAACAAAATCGGAGCTCTACTGCTAAAGTCAGCCTGGACGATTTGTTTGAACAAATCAAACAAGGAGATATTAAAGATATTAACCTGATTGTTAAAGGTGATGTTCAAGGTTCCGTAGAAGCTCTTGCAGGTTCTCTTGAGAAAATTGATGTTGAAGGCGTTAAAGTTAAAATCATCCATACTGGGGTGGGCGCTATAACAGAATCGGACGTTGCTCTGGCCGCTGCTTCTAATGGTATCATTATCGGATTTAATGTTCGTCCAGATGGAAATGCCCGAAAAGCTGCTGAATCCGAAGATGTACAGATTCGTCTTCACAACATTATTTATAAAGTAATGGAAGAGATTGAAGCAGCCATGAAAGGAATGCTTGATCCTGAATATGAAGAAAAGATCATAGGTCAAGTTGAAGTTCGTGAAATCTTCAAAGTTTCCAAGGTGGGCACAATAGCCGGTTCTTATGTAACCGATGGAAAGATATCCCGTAACTCCGGAGTACGTATTATCCGCGATGGAGTCGTTATATTCGAAGGGGAAATCGATGCTCTTAAACGTTACAAAGATGATACGAAGGAAGTCCAGCAAGGATACGAGTGTGGAATTACGATTAAGAACTTTAACGATATTAAAGTCGGAGATATTATTGAGCCATATGAAATGCAGGAAATCGAACGCACATGATTTTGAGTGCTGAGATCGAGTGCATCATTTATGATGCTCAGTCGCTGAAGGAAAAAAGGTCGGTCCTCAAGCGTGTGAAAACAAGGATTCAAAACGAATTCAATGTAGCTGTAAGTGAACTTGATTATCAAGATCTCTGGCAGCGCACATGTATCGGTTTAGTTACGATAGCCAGTGATAAGGTTATAGCCGAACAAACCATTCAAAGGACCCTGTCCTTCATCGATTCTTTTCCAGAATTGGAAAGAACGGAAACCGTTCTGGAATGGCTATAACGTTCGTTCAGAAGAGGTGAAGAAGTTATGAATGATTTACGTGCTAATCGTGTCGGAGAACAAATGAAAAAAGAATTGAGCGATATTATCGGTAAAAAAATCAAGGACCCGCGTGTGGGCTTTGTTACCGTGACAGAAGTGAAAGTCACTGGCGATTTGCAGCAAGCTAAAATTTTCATCTCTGTATTAGGAGATGAAAAACAAAAACATGATACCCTCGTTGGTTTAGCCAAAGCTAAAGGGTTTATACGCTCTGAGATCGGTCAGCGTATTCGTCTTCGTAAGACTCCGGAAATTATGTTTGAGTTTGACGAGGCGATTGAACGAGGGAATCGTATTGAAACGATTCTTCGCGATTTGAATGACACAGATAGCTAAAATTTTGACGAATCCGTGCTCTTGCAGCACGGATTCTATGTGTATAAAAAACTTACTCTGAGGTGGTTTCATGGATGGGATTCTTCCATTATGGAAGCCTAAAGGATTTACTTCCCATGATTGTGTAAGTAAAGCTAGAGGGATGTTAAAAACTAAGAAAATTGGTCATACGGGAACGCTTGATCCAGAAGTAGAAGGAGTATTACCTTTATGTGTAGGAAAAGCTACTAAAATCGTTCCATTTTTGACAGATACGATCAAAGTATATGAAGCTTCGGTGAGGATGGGGTATTCCACAGCAACAGAAGATGCTGAAGGTGAAATAATCGAGAGAAAACCTGTAAGTCCTTCACTTAGCTTAGAAAAAATTAAAGAAGAATTACCTTCTTTCCAGGGAGATATTATTCAGGTTCCTCCTATGTATTCAGCTGTTAAAGTAAACGGGAAGAAGTTATATGAGTATGCCAGAGAAGGCATTGAAGTCGAAAGACCTAAGCGTCAGGTTAGAATTGAACAAATAGACGTCACGAGTCGTGATCTAGTATTTGAAGAAGAAACCGCTTCTTTTTCTATTCGGGTTGTATGTTCAAAAGGAACCTATATCCGAACGCTTTGTGCGGATTTGGGCCGCGCACTTGGGTATCCTTCTCATATGTCTTCCCTTGTACGTACTAAAACAGCTGATATTTCCGAACAAGAGTGTTATCGCTTTGAAGAAATTCAACGTAAAGTGGATGAACATAAACATCACGAGCTGCTATTACCCATAAAAAGAGGGCTTTCTCATATGCCATCATGGGAAGTATCGGAAAATATGAAGCCGCTGATTCAACATGGCAGGGTATTAGATAAACCTGAACATCTTGATGCGGATAACTTTTTAGTTCTGTGTGGAGAAGAAGCGTTAGCCATATATCAGCAGCATCCAACCAAGACTGGATATGTAAAGCCCTTACGAGTCTTTTAATAATAAGTAATAAAGCAGGTGAGTGAATTGAAAACGTTTCGTCTGTCGCAATCGTCATCGGACTCAATAGAATTGGAACCTAACGTGACAGCTGTAGGTTTCTTTGATGGGATCCATAAAGGGCATCAGCAAGTGATCAGCACGGCTGTAAAGAAAGCCCAGCAATTAAGCTTGAAAAGTGCAGTAATGACCTTTGATCCTCATCCTTCTGTAGTTTTAAAGAAAGAAAAACAGCATGCCCAGTACATTACTCCTCTTAAAGAAAAAGAGGAGATTCTTGAAAATATGGGAGTAGATTATTTATTCGTCGTTCATTTTGATAAAGATCTTGCTGCGTTATCTCCTCAATCATTTGTAGATGAATATTTTGCTAGTTTAAAAGTCGAGCATGTCGTAGCAGGATATGACTTCAGTTATGGCCATAAGGGGAAGGGATCGATGGAAACACTCCCTGAACATGCTAAGGGACGATTCACTCACACTGTAGTTAGAAAAGTTGCCCAGGATGAGGATAAAGTCAGTTCTACAAGAATACGTACCTTACTGGATGAAGGAAATGTTTCTGAAGTTCAGAAGCTTTTAGGGCGAAAGTTCTCAGTCAGAGGAGAAAGAAGGGAAGATACGTCGAGTGCGTGTTTTTCCCTTGCTATTAGCTCCTCTTATTACCTTCCTCACCCCGGCATTTATGCTGTAACGATCTCGGATCATCAAAGAGATTACAAAGGAATGGCGATCATAGAGGACGAGGAGCTTACAAGAAGTGAAACAATGAACCAGAAGATTTATCTTCACTGCCTTGAAAGTCCAGTTTCTGATGTCCCTGCAGAGTTTATCGTGTATTTCCATCAATTGATTAGAGAAGAAAATCTCTCTGAACAATTGAGTGAACGAAGCAGGCAAAGGGAAAAAGCCAAAGAGGATATCCGGCAGTTTTTTCGCATAGGTTAAAGGTTATCCTTGCATTTTGCCTTCAAAAATTGTACTCTTTACTATGGAACCTTCGCTTGGCGGAACGTAACTCCGACGTCCGCTCGGGGAATGGGAATTTCAAATTTTTTCAGGAGGTGTAGCTATAATGGCTATCACACAAGAACGTAAACAAGAACTAATCAATGAGTACAAGACTCATGACAATGACACAGGATCTTCTGATGTACAGATTGCTGTACTTACAGCTAAGATTAATGCATTGAATGAGCATTTACGTACTCACAAGCAGGACCACCACTCTCGTCGTGGCTTGCTTAAAATGGTAGGTAGACGTCGTAACCTATTGAACTACCTGCGTAATAATGACATTACACGTTACCGTGATTTAATTAAAAGTCTTGGCTTGCGTCGTTAATGATGGTAGAAAAAGCGGGAGTATTCCCGCTTTTTCTGTATGTTTACATACATAAGGGTGTAAACTGAGTTTAAACCCTTACTTGTACTAATGAGTTATTCTTGAGAGGAGTTAAGTTTTATATGGCAGATGAAAAGCAAGTGTTTTCAATTGATGTGGCCGGCCGTACTTTTTCTGTGGAAGTAGGCGAATTAGCGAAACAAGCTAATGGTGCCGCACTTATCCATTATGGAGATACAACCGTTCTTTCTACAGCAACGGGGTCCAAAGAACCGAAGGACCTTCCATTTTTCCCGTTAACAATTAATTATGAAGAGCGTTTATACGCGGTTGGTAAAATCCCAGGAGGTTTTATTAAGCGAGAAGGCCGTCCGAGTGATAAAGCTGTCTTGGCTTCCCGTTTGATCGACCGTCCAATTCGCCCTCTTTTTCCGGAAGGTTTCCGTAATGATGTTCAAGTCATCAGCTCGGTGATGAGTGTCGATCAGAATTGCTCGTCAGAAATGGCAGCGATGCTTGGTTCATCTATTTCCCTTGGCATATCTAATATTCCTTTTGAAGGACCTATCGCCGGGGTTATTGTTGGAAGAGTAGACGGCAAATTTGTTATTAATCCGACTGTGGAAGAACAAGAAAAAAGTGATATTGACTTAACAGTAGCCGGAACGAAAGATGCGATCAACATGGTAGAAGCAGGGGCTCAGGAAGTACCGGAAGCAGACATGTTAGAAGCGATTATGTTTGGCCATGAAGAGATTAAACGACTGGTTGAGTTTCAGGAAGAAATCGTTGCAGCTGTCGGCCGTGAAAAAATGGAAGTCCAGCTGTTCGATCTTGAATCGGAACTGAAACAAAAAGTTGAAGAAGAAGCAACAGCTTCCATCGTTTCTGCCATTAAAACAGAAGAGAAAAAAGCCAGAGAAGATGCGATCGAGCAGGCTAAAAGCGACGTAATTGCTTCTTATGAAGAACAAGAAGCAGACGAGGAAACGATCAAACAAGTTGGAGCCATTCTTGAAAATATCGTAAAAACCGAAGTGCGCCGTTTAATCACGAAGGATAAAGTTCGACCAGACGGAAGAGGCGTAGATGAAATTCGCTCCTTGACTTCCCGTGTAGGTTTACTCCCTCGGACGCATGGATCAGGTTTGTTTACAAGAGGACAAACCCAGGCTCTTAGTGTATGTACCTTAGGTGCCTTAGGTGATGTTCAAATTTTAGATGGACTGGACTTAGAAGAATCCAAGCGTTTCATGCACCATTATAACTTTCCAAAATTCTCAGTAGGCGAAACCGGGCCTATCCGTGGACCTGGACGTCGTGAAATTGGACATGGTGCTTTAGGTGAGCGTGCACTTGAAGTAGTGATTCCATCAGAAACTGAATTTCCTTACACCATTCGTCTGGTATCAGAAGTTCTGGAATCTAATGGTTCTACATCACAAGCAAGTATTTGCGCTAGTACACTGGCCATGATGGACGCAGGCGTTCCTATTAAAGCGCCGGTAGCTGGAATTGCTATGGGTCTTGTGAAATCAGGCGATGATTATACGATATTGACGGATATTCAGGGAATGGAAGATGCACTTGGAGATATGGACTTTAAAGTAGCTGGTACTGAAAAAGGTGTAACGGCTCTTCAAATGGATATTAAAATCGAAGGGTTATCCCGTGAAATTCTTGAAGAAGCACTAGGTCAAGCTAAAAAAGGCCGTATGGAAATTCTGGGGCATATGCTTGAAACACTGCCAGAAACCCGAAGCGGACTTTCTCAGTATGCTCCGAAGATTATGACAATGAAAATCAGTCCTGATAAAATCCGTGATGTGATTGGACCAAGCGGAAAACAGATTAATCAGATTATCGAAGACACTGGCGTTAAAATCGATATCGAACAGGATGGAACCGTCTTTATATCTTCTACGGACGCTGATATGAATGCTAATGCACAGAAGATCATTGAAGACATCGTTCGCGAAGTAGAAGCAGGCGAAGTTTACGATGGTAAAGTGAAGCGCATTGAGAAATTCGGCGCCTTTGTAGAGTTATTCAAAGGAAAAGAAGGTCTCGTGCACATTTCTGAAATGGCGGAAGAGCGTATCGGTAAAGTTGAGGATGTTGTCTCTATAGGTGATATCATTAAAGTGAAAGTCAAAGAAATTGACAATCAGGGACGAATCAATCTTTCCCGTAAAGCAATTCTTGTAGAAGAGAAGAAAAAACAGGAAGCTAACACTGAACAGTAGCTCCAATTTAAATGAAAATAAAGATGCTGGCTTGCCAGTTTCTTTTTTTCGTTGTAAGGGTCTAACTAGTTTTTTACTTTCATACACTTTTTTTAGGAGTGGATCTTATGAAAGTAAGAAAAGTTGGACTTTTTTTTATGGTTATTTTTTTTATTGCAGGAGTTGGACTGGCTTATCTGACTGCAAGGACTGAAGCTCCGGTTTCAGGAAGTGATGCTCTTTATCAGAAGATCGAAGAGAAAAAAAGTAATTATGAATGGAAAGCTGAAGATGCTCGAATTGACTCTGTATGGAAGAAAACCCCTGGTATTATTGGTCGTTCTGTGGATGTGGAAGCTTCATATGTAAAGATGAAGGAAAAAGGGAAGTTTGATCCGAAACTTCTCGTGTTTAAGCTGATTAAGCCTAAGGTTTCACTTAGTGATCTACCTCCTTCTCCTATCTACAGGGGGCATCCGGAGAAGCCAATGGTTTCATTTCTTATCAATGTATCCTGGGGCGAAGAATATATTCCTGATATGATTGAAACTTTCAATAAGCATCAGGTGAAAGCTACCTTCTTCATTGACGGAGCATTTGCCCAAAAATTTAATGAACTGGTTCAGATGATAGAAGAAGAGGGGCACACAATTGGCACTCATGGGTATAACCATAAAGATATGGGGCGGATGACGAAAGAGGAGGCAAGAAATAATCTGGAACAAGCTGATGAATGGTTATTTGCACTGACAAAGACGAAAGTTAAATACTTTGCACCCCCGTCAGGCAGTTTTAACATGGCGACGGTTGAAGCAGCTCACGAGATGGGAATGGAAACTGTACTGTGGACTGTGGATACTATTGACTGGAAAAAACCGACTCCAGATGTTCTGGTGAACCGAGTGATGGGACGCATTCATAATGGAGCCACCATTTTAATGCATCCTACAGAAGTTACCGCAGGCAGTCTGCCTGATCTTATTGAGTCGATTAAAAGAGAAAATTACCGGATCGGTTCTCTTCCGACACTGCTAAGTGAAGAACGATAAGGAAAGGGTGGACCATGATGAGGTTAAAATCATTGGCTAAAAAAGAAGTAATTAATGTAGAAAATGGCCAAAAACTGGGGGTGCTTGGAAGAGCTGACCTTATATTTGATCCGAGCACAGGGAAAATACAATCTATTGTTATTCAAAATAACGGAATCACAGGTATCGGTCCTGCTAGAAAAGAATTAATCATTGAGTGGGAACAGATCAAGACGATTGGCGCAGATACGATTTTATTAAAAAAATAACTTTATAAATTTAAAATGTTCATTCTCACGGATGTCTCTGTTTTCCAGAAATCCGTTTTGTTATTCATGTTGAAGTAGTTCGTTTTTAGACCTCTTCGTCGCGCAGGGGTATAGAAAGCATGACAATTACATTGAATGCAAAAAACCATCTTATCGATTCCATAAGATGGTTTTTTTAGTGACTTTTACTTCTTAGAAAAGCCCCCATTGATTTGCTTTCACTAACTGCATGGTACGGCATAGGATACAAGGAGATTAGATCATAGAAAAAAGGAGACATCCGGCATGCTGACAGGATTTCATGTAGCGGTTATAGGGGGCGATGCCCGACAGATCGAAATCATTCGAAGGCTGAATGGTTGGGATGCAACTGTTTATATAGCCGGCTTCAATCAGTTGAATGAAAGTTTTACTGAGGCCATCGACCTTGACTTTGAAAGTGAGCAGGTAAAACAATTAGACGCTATTATCCTCCCCATTCCTGGGATGGATGAAGAAGGGAATGTGGACGGAATTTTTTCAAACCGTCTTATATCAATATCGGAAGATTGGCTGAAGAAGACCCCTGAACATTGTTTGATTTTTACAGGGATTTCAAATAACTATTTAAATGATTTAACCAAACGTGTGAATCGATCACTAATTCCATTGATGGATCGTGACGATGTCGCTATATTTAACTCCATTCCCACTGTGGAAGGTACAATCATGCTTGTGATTCAGCATACTGATTTCACCATTCATGGATCGAGAGTTATCGTTCTTGGATTAGGACGCGTGGGAATGGGGCTAGCCAGAACGTTTGATCACCTTGGGGCTGAGGTGTCTGTAGGTGTGAGATCTTCTAAAAGTGCGGCAAGGGTTTATGAGATGGGTTTGACTCCGATTGACATGACAAACCTTCAAGATGTAGACCTGGAATGCGATATTCTTTTAAATACTGTTCCACAGCTTGTTGTTGACGCTTCCATAATAAAGCAGCTTCCTTCCCATGCCTTAATCCTTGACCTTGCTTCCAAACCAGGGGGAACCGACTTCTCCTATGCAGATAAAAGAGGAATTAAGGCTATTCTTGCACCCGGTCTCCCTGGTATTGTAGCACCCAAAACAGCGGGGCAGATCATCGCTGATGTGGTCTATCGTTTATTAAGTAAGAACATTAGAAAGGAGATCGATCATGACGCATAGTTTAAAAGGGAAAACAATAGGGTTCGGTCTGACTGGCTCTCATTGTACGTATCACGAAGTATTTCCGATCATGCGTGAGCTTGTAAGTTCGGGAGCGATCGTAGTTCCAATTTTATCGTATACCGTTCAAAAAACGGATACTCGTTTTGGGGATGCTGCCGATCACTTGAAAACGATTGAAGAGATTACAGGGGAGAAACCAATCATGACCATACCAGACGCTGAACCACTGGGGCCTAAACGTCCGCTGGATTGTATGGTAATCGCTCCTATGACAGGTAATTCCACCAGTAAATTTGCTAATGCATTAACAGATTCGCCTGTACTAATGGCTGCAAAAGCAACTCTTAGAAATGAAAGTCCAGTAGTTGTAGCTATTTCGAC
The Halobacillus halophilus DSM 2266 DNA segment above includes these coding regions:
- the rbfA gene encoding 30S ribosome-binding factor RbfA; this encodes MNDLRANRVGEQMKKELSDIIGKKIKDPRVGFVTVTEVKVTGDLQQAKIFISVLGDEKQKHDTLVGLAKAKGFIRSEIGQRIRLRKTPEIMFEFDEAIERGNRIETILRDLNDTDS
- the rnpM gene encoding RNase P modulator RnpM, producing MARSKKQPLRKCIVTQEMYPKKQLIRVVRNKEGEVFVDESGKKNGRGAYLSRDLEVIEKAEKHQVLNRHLNTSVDTAVYEELKATIKADEK
- the infB gene encoding translation initiation factor IF-2; the protein is MTKMRVYEYAKKNELASKQVIEQLKKMNVEVSNHMSTVEDDVAKQLDQAFGKNKPNTEAKNTDGQKNNKPSNKQQKPNQKNQKNNKNKNQKNQKSSNQQQTPQKKQKKQTPEKITFSESLTVGELAEKLNKDSSEIIKKLMFLGVMATKNQELEPDSIELICDEFNVEVEEEVIVDETDIENMTFDDNPEDLKERPAVVTIMGHVDHGKTTLLDQIRHTKVTEGEAGGITQHIGAYQIEHDEKQITFLDTPGHAAFTSMRSRGAQVTDIAILVVAADDGVMPQTKEAISHAKAAGVPIIVAVNKMDKEGANPDRVMQELMEYGLIAEDYGGETIFVKMSAVQGEGIDELVEMIVLVSEMEELKANPDRLAYGTVIEAELDKGRGPVATLLVQNGTLNVSDSVVVGNTFGRVRAMVNDIGRRVKVAGPSTPVEITGLNNVPQAGDRFLVFEDEKKARSIGEARAQKALEQNRSSTAKVSLDDLFEQIKQGDIKDINLIVKGDVQGSVEALAGSLEKIDVEGVKVKIIHTGVGAITESDVALAAASNGIIIGFNVRPDGNARKAAESEDVQIRLHNIIYKVMEEIEAAMKGMLDPEYEEKIIGQVEVREIFKVSKVGTIAGSYVTDGKISRNSGVRIIRDGVVIFEGEIDALKRYKDDTKEVQQGYECGITIKNFNDIKVGDIIEPYEMQEIERT
- a CDS encoding FAD synthetase family protein, which gives rise to MKTFRLSQSSSDSIELEPNVTAVGFFDGIHKGHQQVISTAVKKAQQLSLKSAVMTFDPHPSVVLKKEKQHAQYITPLKEKEEILENMGVDYLFVVHFDKDLAALSPQSFVDEYFASLKVEHVVAGYDFSYGHKGKGSMETLPEHAKGRFTHTVVRKVAQDEDKVSSTRIRTLLDEGNVSEVQKLLGRKFSVRGERREDTSSACFSLAISSSYYLPHPGIYAVTISDHQRDYKGMAIIEDEELTRSETMNQKIYLHCLESPVSDVPAEFIVYFHQLIREENLSEQLSERSRQREKAKEDIRQFFRIG
- the truB gene encoding tRNA pseudouridine(55) synthase TruB, whose protein sequence is MDGILPLWKPKGFTSHDCVSKARGMLKTKKIGHTGTLDPEVEGVLPLCVGKATKIVPFLTDTIKVYEASVRMGYSTATEDAEGEIIERKPVSPSLSLEKIKEELPSFQGDIIQVPPMYSAVKVNGKKLYEYAREGIEVERPKRQVRIEQIDVTSRDLVFEEETASFSIRVVCSKGTYIRTLCADLGRALGYPSHMSSLVRTKTADISEQECYRFEEIQRKVDEHKHHELLLPIKRGLSHMPSWEVSENMKPLIQHGRVLDKPEHLDADNFLVLCGEEALAIYQQHPTKTGYVKPLRVF
- the rpsO gene encoding 30S ribosomal protein S15 — its product is MAITQERKQELINEYKTHDNDTGSSDVQIAVLTAKINALNEHLRTHKQDHHSRRGLLKMVGRRRNLLNYLRNNDITRYRDLIKSLGLRR
- the rimP gene encoding ribosome maturation factor RimP — encoded protein: MSHHHVTSVTEKLVQPILEDMNLELVEVEYKQEGKNWYLRVFIDKPEGVDIEECGQVSEKLSEKLDEEDPIEFPYFLEVASPGAERPLKTQEDFKKYVGEHVYMKLYEPIDQEKEFEGTLVSFENETAIVEIRIKTKKKQLEVPFSKIAKSNLAVTFN
- a CDS encoding DUF503 domain-containing protein, producing the protein MILSAEIECIIYDAQSLKEKRSVLKRVKTRIQNEFNVAVSELDYQDLWQRTCIGLVTIASDKVIAEQTIQRTLSFIDSFPELERTETVLEWL
- a CDS encoding YlxQ family RNA-binding protein, whose amino-acid sequence is MNKRYLNLLGLAFGAGKCTLGEEAIVRDIQKNRAKIVLIASDTGKQTKKKLTDKCSFYDIPCYMVDDRETLSQAIGKAGRVAIAVLDQGFAKKLQSLLDESIRG
- the nusA gene encoding transcription termination factor NusA, coding for MSSELFDAMNYLEKEKGIDKGLLLEALEAALISAYKKNFNSATNVRVDINEDEGSMKVFARKTIVDEVMDPQQEIALESAKEIDPNYEEEDVIEVEVTPMDFGRIAAQAAKQVVTQRVREAERGIIYGEYVDREEDVMTGIIQRKDPRFVYVNLGKIEARLPEGEQMPTETYDVHDRLKVFVTKVENSNKGPHIYVSRTHPGLLKRLFEMEVPEIYDGTVEVRSVAREAGDRSKISVYAEDQEIDPVGSCVGQRGQRVQAIVNELKGEKIDIVQWSEDPIEYVSNALSPSKVVEVLVDEEEKATTVIVPDYQLSLAIGKRGQNARLAAKLTGWKIDIKSESEARDQGLLDESEQTDVDEEIEDELFDE